One Rhodoferax ferrireducens T118 DNA segment encodes these proteins:
- the eno gene encoding phosphopyruvate hydratase, producing MSAIVDIVGREILDSRGNPTVECDVLLESGTMGRAAVPSGASTGSREAIELRDGDKTRYLGKGVLKAVEHINTEISEAVLGLDASEQAFLDKTLIDLDGTDNKSRLGANAMLAVSMAVARAAAEESGLPLYRYFGGMGAVQMPVPMMNVVNGGAHANNSLDIQEFMIIPLGAPSFREALRYGAEVFHALKKIIHDKGMSTAVGDEGGFTPSVASHEEAIQLILQAIDSAGYTAGEQIAIGLDCAASEFYKDGKYQLGAEGLSLNAQEWTDMLATWVDKYPIISIEDGMAENDWDGWKILTDRLGQQVQIVGDDLFVTNTKIFKEGIDKGIANSILIKINQIGTLTETFACIEMAKRAGYTAVISHRSGETEDSTIADIAVGTNAGQIKTGSLSRSDRMAKYNQLLRIEEDLGEIAFYPGRAAFYNLR from the coding sequence ATGAGTGCAATTGTTGACATCGTCGGGCGTGAAATTCTGGATTCGCGCGGCAACCCCACCGTGGAATGTGATGTGTTGCTCGAATCCGGCACCATGGGCCGCGCCGCCGTGCCGTCGGGTGCCTCCACCGGCAGCCGTGAAGCGATTGAACTGCGCGACGGCGACAAGACCCGTTACCTGGGCAAAGGCGTGCTCAAGGCGGTGGAACACATCAACACTGAAATCTCCGAAGCCGTGCTCGGGCTGGATGCCTCCGAGCAAGCTTTTCTGGACAAAACCCTGATTGACCTGGACGGCACCGACAACAAGTCACGTCTGGGTGCCAACGCGATGCTGGCGGTCTCCATGGCGGTGGCGCGTGCCGCCGCTGAAGAGTCTGGCCTGCCGCTGTACCGCTATTTTGGCGGCATGGGCGCAGTGCAGATGCCGGTGCCCATGATGAACGTGGTCAACGGTGGCGCGCATGCCAACAACAGCCTGGACATTCAGGAGTTCATGATCATCCCGCTGGGCGCCCCCAGTTTTCGTGAGGCCCTGCGTTACGGTGCCGAGGTGTTTCATGCGCTCAAGAAGATCATCCATGACAAGGGCATGAGCACCGCCGTGGGTGACGAAGGCGGCTTCACTCCCAGCGTGGCCAGCCACGAAGAGGCGATTCAGTTGATTCTGCAGGCTATCGATTCAGCCGGCTACACCGCTGGCGAACAGATCGCCATCGGCCTGGACTGCGCTGCCAGCGAGTTCTACAAGGACGGCAAATACCAGCTTGGGGCTGAAGGCCTGAGCTTGAACGCGCAGGAATGGACCGACATGCTGGCCACCTGGGTCGACAAATACCCCATCATCAGCATCGAAGACGGCATGGCCGAAAACGACTGGGACGGCTGGAAGATTTTGACCGACCGTTTGGGCCAACAAGTGCAAATCGTGGGTGACGACTTGTTTGTCACCAACACCAAAATTTTCAAGGAAGGCATCGACAAGGGCATTGCCAACTCGATCCTGATCAAGATCAACCAGATCGGCACCTTGACCGAGACCTTCGCCTGCATCGAGATGGCCAAGCGCGCGGGCTACACCGCCGTCATCAGCCATCGCTCGGGCGAGACCGAAGACTCCACCATTGCCGACATTGCGGTGGGCACCAACGCCGGTCAGATCAAGACCGGCAGCCTGAGCCGTTCCGACCGCATGGCCAAGTACAACCAGTTGCTGCGCATTGAAGAAGACTTGGGGGAGATTGCGTTCTACCCAGGGCGTGCGGCTTTTTACAACCTGCGCTAG
- the xerD gene encoding site-specific tyrosine recombinase XerD: MQDTALTPLGDASIDAFIDALWLEEGLSKNTLAAYRRDLTLYGAWLQPQHKALPATLEHDLNGYFAAQHSATKASTANRRLTVFKRYFRWALREHLISADPTLKLQAAKQALRVPKTLSEFQVEALLAAPDEQTPLGVRDRTMLELMYASGLRVSELVTLKVFNVSLSDNVLRVFGKGNKERLVPFGEVASLWIKRYLAQARPELLAGKQTEDLFVTHRGATPGTAMSRVMFWMIVKKYALSAGITAPLSPHTLRHAFATHLLNHGVDLRAVQMLLGHVDISTTTIYTHVARERLKVLHAQHHPRG, from the coding sequence ATGCAAGACACAGCTTTGACACCGCTGGGCGACGCCTCCATCGACGCCTTCATTGATGCGCTGTGGCTGGAGGAAGGCTTGTCAAAGAACACGCTGGCGGCCTACCGGCGTGATCTGACGCTGTATGGCGCGTGGCTGCAGCCGCAGCACAAGGCGTTGCCGGCTACGCTTGAACATGATCTGAATGGTTACTTTGCGGCGCAACACAGTGCCACCAAGGCCAGCACCGCCAATCGGCGGCTGACGGTGTTCAAGCGTTATTTCCGCTGGGCGCTGCGCGAGCACCTGATCAGCGCCGACCCGACGCTGAAATTGCAGGCCGCCAAGCAGGCGCTGCGCGTGCCCAAGACTTTGAGCGAGTTCCAGGTTGAAGCGCTGCTGGCAGCGCCCGATGAGCAGACGCCGCTGGGCGTGCGTGACCGCACCATGCTGGAGCTGATGTATGCCAGCGGGCTGCGCGTGAGTGAACTGGTGACGCTCAAGGTCTTCAATGTCAGCTTGTCGGACAATGTGTTGCGTGTTTTTGGCAAAGGCAACAAGGAGCGGCTGGTGCCGTTTGGCGAGGTGGCCAGTCTCTGGATCAAGCGTTATCTGGCGCAGGCCCGCCCGGAGTTGCTGGCGGGCAAGCAGACCGAAGACCTGTTTGTGACGCACCGCGGCGCCACGCCCGGCACGGCCATGAGCCGTGTCATGTTCTGGATGATTGTGAAAAAGTATGCGCTCAGTGCGGGCATCACGGCGCCCCTGTCACCACACACCTTGCGCCATGCTTTTGCCACGCATTTGCTCAACCATGGGGTCGATTTGCGTGCCGTGCAGATGCTGCTCGGGCACGTGGATATCTCAACCACGACCATTTATACCCATGTGGCGCGCGAACGGCTCAAAGTGTTGCATGCCCAGCACCATCCGCGCGGCTAG
- a CDS encoding gamma carbonic anhydrase family protein: MAIYELDGVAPRIADSAWVADSAHVIGDVDLADDVGIWFGVVIRGDTASIRIGRGSNIQDASVLHADVGKPLTVGEGVTVGHQVTLHGCTVGDDSMIGMGAVVLNGAKIGKGCLVGAGALVTEGKEFPDGSMILGRPAKVVRQLGSEELEGLRLSAQHYVANARRFRLGLKKTG; the protein is encoded by the coding sequence ATGGCTATTTACGAACTCGACGGTGTTGCCCCCCGCATTGCAGACTCGGCCTGGGTTGCTGACAGTGCCCATGTCATCGGTGACGTGGATTTGGCCGATGACGTCGGCATCTGGTTTGGCGTGGTGATCCGCGGCGATACGGCAAGCATTCGCATTGGCCGGGGCAGCAATATTCAGGACGCGAGCGTTTTGCATGCCGATGTGGGCAAACCCCTGACGGTAGGCGAGGGCGTGACCGTGGGGCACCAGGTGACGCTGCATGGTTGCACCGTGGGCGATGACTCCATGATTGGTATGGGCGCGGTGGTGCTCAACGGGGCAAAAATTGGCAAAGGCTGCCTGGTGGGGGCGGGCGCGCTGGTGACCGAAGGCAAAGAGTTTCCCGATGGCAGCATGATTCTGGGCCGCCCGGCCAAGGTGGTGCGCCAACTCGGGAGCGAAGAGCTGGAAGGTTTGCGCCTGAGTGCGCAGCATTACGTGGCCAATGCGCGTCGTTTTCGGCTTGGGTTGAAAAAAACGGGTTGA
- a CDS encoding Hsp33 family molecular chaperone HslO, translating to MSEIHKFLFEGLPVRGVLVRLDGAWTEILRRRAANSATGSYPLPVQNMLGEMVAAATLMQSNIKFNGSLILQVLGDGPVKLAVVEVQADFGLRATATVTGDVPLEASLSQMINVNNQGKCAITLDPQTRFPGQQPYQGVVPLVGDAREKLEKLSDVLEHYMLQSEQLDTTLVLAADDKVATGLLIQRLPLEGVGNLAGSRVSLAPEDEIGGNEHYKRIALLAATLKREELLTLDADTILRRLFWEEKLLRFAPLAGDSAPHFSCTCSRERVSRMILGLGADEAQSIISERGEIEVGCDFCGAHYRFDPIDVARLFRVPGDLPPSSETVQ from the coding sequence GTGTCTGAAATTCATAAATTTTTATTTGAGGGTCTGCCGGTGCGTGGTGTGCTGGTGCGCCTGGACGGCGCCTGGACTGAGATTTTGCGGCGCCGCGCTGCCAACAGTGCAACGGGCAGCTACCCGCTGCCGGTACAAAACATGCTGGGCGAGATGGTGGCCGCGGCCACCTTGATGCAGTCCAACATCAAGTTCAATGGTTCACTCATCTTGCAGGTGCTTGGCGACGGCCCGGTCAAACTGGCGGTGGTCGAGGTGCAAGCTGATTTTGGTTTGCGTGCCACGGCCACGGTCACCGGCGATGTGCCGCTTGAGGCCAGCCTGAGCCAGATGATCAACGTCAACAACCAGGGCAAATGCGCCATCACACTGGACCCTCAAACCCGTTTTCCGGGTCAACAACCCTACCAAGGGGTGGTGCCCTTGGTGGGTGATGCACGGGAGAAACTGGAAAAGCTCAGCGACGTGCTGGAACACTACATGCTGCAAAGTGAACAGCTCGACACCACGCTGGTGCTGGCGGCGGACGACAAAGTCGCCACCGGGCTGTTGATTCAACGCCTGCCGCTTGAAGGCGTGGGCAATCTGGCTGGCAGTCGGGTGAGTCTGGCCCCTGAAGATGAAATCGGCGGCAACGAGCACTACAAGCGCATCGCCCTGCTGGCGGCGACCCTCAAGCGCGAAGAGCTGTTGACGCTGGATGCAGACACCATTCTGCGGCGTCTGTTCTGGGAAGAGAAGCTGTTGCGCTTCGCGCCTTTGGCGGGGGACAGCGCGCCGCATTTTTCCTGCACCTGCAGTCGGGAACGTGTCAGCCGCATGATCCTGGGGCTGGGTGCTGACGAGGCGCAAAGCATCATCAGCGAACGGGGTGAAATTGAGGTCGGATGTGATTTCTGTGGCGCGCACTACCGGTTTGACCCGATTGATGTGGCCCGGCTATTCAGGGTGCCCGGCGATCTGCCGCCTTCGAGCGAGACGGTGCAGTAA
- a CDS encoding septum formation initiator family protein, with protein sequence MGHRVVPAALIALLVILHAQLWLGRGSLPSVAHLTQQLSSQKELNQQAQLANDRLAAEVRDLQEGLEMVEEKARMELGMVKPNEIYVQIANPLAPRNAR encoded by the coding sequence ATGGGCCATCGCGTTGTCCCGGCCGCCCTGATCGCACTGCTCGTGATTCTTCACGCGCAGCTGTGGTTGGGCCGCGGCAGCCTGCCCAGCGTGGCCCATTTGACGCAACAGCTCAGTTCACAAAAAGAGCTGAACCAGCAGGCACAGCTTGCCAACGACCGACTCGCCGCCGAGGTGCGGGACCTGCAGGAAGGCCTGGAAATGGTCGAAGAAAAAGCCCGCATGGAGCTCGGCATGGTCAAGCCCAATGAGATCTACGTGCAGATCGCAAACCCTTTGGCGCCCCGAAACGCACGCTGA